One region of Polynucleobacter sp. Adler-ghost genomic DNA includes:
- the nuoE gene encoding NADH-quinone oxidoreductase subunit NuoE, with product MTTTLQLSDKTLADIARNIAKYPPEQKQSAVMASLIAAQTEVGWVSPEVIETVAQILEMPTIAVDEVATFYNMYDTKPIGKYKLVICTNLPCQLSHGETAASYLKETLGIGYNETTSCGTFTLKEGECMGACGDSPVLLVNNKRMCSFMSKEKIDALLSELRAEGKAV from the coding sequence ATGACAACAACTCTTCAACTATCTGATAAAACGCTTGCAGATATTGCACGTAATATTGCGAAGTATCCTCCAGAGCAAAAACAATCTGCTGTGATGGCATCTTTAATTGCTGCTCAAACTGAAGTGGGTTGGGTTTCACCAGAGGTGATTGAAACAGTTGCCCAAATTTTAGAAATGCCAACTATTGCAGTAGATGAAGTAGCTACTTTCTACAATATGTATGACACCAAGCCGATTGGTAAGTACAAGCTGGTGATCTGCACAAACCTACCTTGCCAGCTATCGCATGGTGAGACTGCGGCAAGCTATTTAAAAGAAACGCTTGGCATTGGCTACAACGAAACAACTTCTTGCGGCACCTTCACTTTAAAAGAGGGTGAGTGCATGGGTGCTTGCGGTGATTCTCCAGTGCTGTTGGTAAACAACAAGCGCATGTGTAGCTTTATGAGTAAAGAAAAGATTGATGCGCTGTTAAGCGAACTTCGTGCAGAAGGGAAAGCAGTATGA
- a CDS encoding NADH-quinone oxidoreductase subunit B family protein has translation MALEGVLKEGFVTTTADQLINWTRNGSLWPMTFGLACCAVEMMHAGASRYDLDRFGVVFRPSPRQSDLMIVAGTLCNKMAPALRKVYDQMPEPRWVISMGSCANGGGYYHNSYSVVRGCDRIVPVDIYVPGCPPTAEALIYGIIQLQSKIARTSTIARKA, from the coding sequence ATGGCATTAGAAGGCGTTCTCAAAGAAGGATTTGTTACCACTACTGCGGACCAGTTAATTAACTGGACTCGTAATGGTTCTTTATGGCCAATGACATTCGGCCTTGCTTGCTGTGCTGTAGAAATGATGCACGCAGGCGCTTCCCGTTATGACTTGGATCGCTTTGGAGTGGTGTTCCGCCCATCTCCTCGTCAATCAGATTTGATGATTGTGGCAGGCACTTTGTGTAACAAGATGGCACCGGCGCTCCGTAAGGTTTACGATCAAATGCCTGAGCCTCGCTGGGTCATCTCTATGGGCTCCTGTGCTAATGGCGGTGGTTACTACCATAACTCCTATTCAGTAGTTCGCGGCTGTGACCGCATTGTGCCAGTCGATATTTACGTGCCTGGTTGCCCTCCTACTGCGGAAGCGTTGATCTACGGAATTATTCAGTTGCAATCCAAGATCGCTCGCACCAGTACGATTGCACGGAAGGCTTAA
- the nuoF gene encoding NADH-quinone oxidoreductase subunit NuoF, translating into MTSLHDRHIKPLILAGLNGENWRLKDYESRGGYQQLRRIINDQLAPDAIIAELKASSLRGRGGAGFPTGLKWSFMPRQFPGQKYLVCNSDEGEPGTFKDRDIMRYNPHALIEGMIIGAYTMGISVGYNYIHGEIWEVYSRFEEALEEARAAGYLGDKIMGSDFNFQLHASPGWGAYICGEETALLESLEGKKGQPRFKPPFPASFGLYGKPTTINNTETFAAVPFIMAIGGPAYLELGKPNNGGTKIFSISGDVTYPGNYEIPLGTPFAELLKLAGGMRDGIPLKAVIPGGSSAPVIPGAEMMTLTMDYDSIAKAGSMLGSGAVIVMNETRCMVRALERLSYFYHEESCGQCTPCREGTGWLWRIVHRIEHGEGRPEDLDLLNDVAANIQGRTICALGDAAAMPVRGMLKHYMDEFVYHVEHKRCLDSVKPL; encoded by the coding sequence ATGACTAGCTTGCACGATAGACACATTAAGCCTTTGATCCTAGCGGGATTGAATGGTGAAAACTGGCGTTTAAAAGATTACGAAAGCCGAGGCGGTTATCAACAACTGCGTCGCATCATCAATGATCAGCTTGCACCAGACGCCATCATTGCTGAATTAAAGGCATCTTCATTACGTGGTCGTGGAGGCGCAGGCTTCCCCACTGGATTGAAGTGGAGCTTTATGCCCCGTCAGTTCCCTGGCCAAAAATATTTAGTTTGCAATAGTGACGAAGGTGAGCCGGGTACATTTAAAGACCGCGACATCATGCGTTATAACCCGCATGCCTTAATTGAGGGCATGATTATTGGTGCCTACACTATGGGTATCTCTGTAGGCTACAACTATATTCACGGTGAAATTTGGGAAGTCTATTCTCGCTTCGAGGAGGCTCTTGAAGAAGCCCGTGCTGCTGGATATCTTGGCGATAAGATCATGGGAAGCGATTTCAACTTCCAATTGCATGCTTCTCCGGGTTGGGGTGCCTATATCTGCGGTGAAGAAACTGCGCTCTTAGAGTCACTTGAAGGTAAGAAGGGTCAACCACGCTTTAAGCCGCCATTCCCTGCCAGCTTTGGTTTGTATGGCAAGCCAACCACTATTAATAACACTGAAACATTTGCTGCTGTGCCATTCATCATGGCAATCGGCGGTCCTGCGTATTTAGAGTTGGGCAAGCCGAATAATGGCGGTACAAAAATATTCTCCATCTCCGGTGATGTCACTTATCCAGGTAACTATGAGATTCCGTTGGGCACACCATTTGCTGAGTTATTAAAGCTTGCTGGTGGGATGCGCGATGGCATTCCATTGAAAGCTGTGATTCCTGGTGGATCGTCTGCCCCAGTGATTCCGGGTGCTGAGATGATGACCCTCACCATGGATTACGACAGTATTGCAAAAGCCGGTTCCATGTTGGGATCTGGCGCAGTCATCGTCATGAACGAAACGCGCTGCATGGTTCGCGCTTTAGAACGTCTGTCCTACTTCTATCACGAAGAGTCTTGTGGTCAGTGCACTCCTTGTCGTGAAGGTACTGGCTGGCTATGGCGCATTGTTCACCGCATTGAGCACGGCGAAGGTCGTCCAGAAGATTTAGATTTGTTAAATGATGTAGCAGCCAATATTCAAGGCCGTACGATTTGCGCTTTGGGTGATGCAGCCGCTATGCCTGTTCGTGGCATGTTGAAGCATTACATGGATGAATTTGTGTATCACGTAGAACATAAGCGCTGCTTAGATTCTGTTAAACCTTTATAA
- the secG gene encoding preprotein translocase subunit SecG produces MEWFKTLLIVLQIISALAVILLVLLQQGKGADMGAAFGSGSSGSLFGASGSANFLSHTTAIFAAIFFVCTLGITWIGNKKEVSPGILSGTVAPVAAPVAEPVAPVQDPTKPAVPK; encoded by the coding sequence ATGGAATGGTTTAAGACTTTATTGATCGTTTTACAAATTATTTCAGCTTTAGCTGTGATTTTGCTCGTATTGCTTCAGCAGGGCAAAGGTGCCGATATGGGTGCTGCTTTTGGTTCTGGGTCCTCCGGCAGTCTTTTTGGTGCCAGCGGGTCAGCTAACTTCCTCTCCCACACAACGGCTATCTTTGCAGCAATCTTTTTTGTTTGCACTTTAGGCATTACATGGATCGGAAATAAAAAGGAAGTAAGTCCTGGAATTTTGTCTGGCACCGTGGCTCCGGTTGCAGCCCCCGTTGCTGAACCAGTAGCCCCAGTTCAAGATCCGACCAAGCCAGCTGTTCCAAAGTAA
- the pnp gene encoding polyribonucleotide nucleotidyltransferase, with product MTMFKKAVKTFQWGNHQVTMETGEIARQAGGAVIVNVDDTVVMGTVVASKSAKPGQSFFPLTVDYLEKTYAAGKIPGGFFRREGRPSEGETLISRLIDRPLRPLFPEGFLNEVQVVVHVLSINPDVPADIPALIAASAALAVSGIPFAGPVGAARVGYANGQYLLNPTRTEQATSEMDLIVAGTQAAVLMVESEANQLSEEVMLGAVVYGHDQMQTAINAINDLVREAGKPEWDWTAAPKDEPFIAKVTALAEAPLREAYQIRQKGARSDKLKEISKTVLAKLAEEGDVDAVAVSDIMFEIEAKIVRSQILNGEPRIDGRDTRTVRPIEIRNGVLPRTHGSALFTRGETQALVVATLGTARDEQIIDALEGEYRDRFMFHYNMPPFATGETGRVGSPKRREIGHGRLAKRALIPVLPSAEDFAYSIRVVSEITESNGSSSMASVCGGCLAMMDAGVPVKAHVAGVAMGLILDGNRFAVLTDILGDEDHLGDMDFKVAGTANGITALQMDIKVQGITKEIMQVALAQAKEGRLHILSKMQEAMGSVRTELSAHAPRMVSFKIHPDKIREVIGKGGATIQALTKETGCSIDIKDDGTVTIASTSAEGMAEAKARIEGITAEAEVGKIYEGPVVKLLEFGALVNILPGKDGLLHISEISNERVKEVKDYLAEGQVVRVKLLAADERGRLRLSLKAAMADEGGTIAPLAGAEAAPVSGENA from the coding sequence ATGACTATGTTTAAAAAAGCAGTAAAGACGTTTCAATGGGGTAATCATCAGGTAACAATGGAAACAGGCGAGATTGCTCGTCAAGCTGGTGGTGCTGTCATCGTTAACGTAGATGACACAGTAGTAATGGGTACAGTAGTTGCCTCTAAATCAGCCAAGCCTGGCCAGTCTTTTTTCCCGTTGACTGTTGACTACTTAGAAAAAACTTACGCAGCAGGAAAAATTCCCGGTGGTTTCTTCCGTCGTGAAGGTCGTCCATCAGAAGGCGAGACATTGATCTCCCGTTTGATCGATCGCCCATTGCGCCCATTGTTTCCAGAAGGTTTCTTGAACGAAGTTCAGGTAGTAGTTCATGTGTTATCGATCAACCCCGACGTTCCTGCAGATATTCCTGCATTGATCGCTGCATCTGCAGCTTTGGCTGTTTCAGGCATTCCATTTGCTGGTCCAGTTGGCGCGGCACGTGTTGGTTACGCTAATGGTCAATACCTCTTGAACCCAACTCGTACAGAGCAAGCTACTAGCGAAATGGATTTAATTGTTGCTGGTACACAAGCTGCGGTGTTGATGGTTGAGTCAGAAGCCAATCAGTTGTCAGAAGAAGTGATGTTGGGCGCCGTTGTTTACGGTCATGATCAAATGCAAACCGCGATCAACGCAATTAACGATTTAGTGCGCGAAGCTGGCAAGCCAGAGTGGGATTGGACTGCTGCACCTAAAGATGAGCCATTTATCGCTAAAGTCACAGCCTTAGCTGAGGCACCATTGCGTGAGGCTTATCAGATTCGTCAAAAAGGTGCTCGTTCAGACAAGCTCAAAGAGATCTCCAAAACAGTTCTAGCTAAGCTAGCTGAAGAGGGTGATGTTGATGCTGTTGCTGTTAGCGATATCATGTTTGAAATCGAAGCGAAGATTGTTCGTAGCCAAATTTTGAATGGTGAACCTCGTATTGATGGTCGTGACACACGCACTGTGCGTCCGATTGAAATTCGTAACGGGGTATTGCCACGCACACACGGTTCAGCATTGTTTACTCGTGGTGAAACACAAGCCCTCGTAGTAGCTACTTTAGGTACTGCACGCGATGAGCAGATCATTGATGCGCTCGAAGGTGAGTACCGTGATCGCTTTATGTTCCACTACAACATGCCTCCGTTTGCTACTGGCGAAACAGGTCGTGTAGGTAGCCCAAAGCGTCGTGAAATTGGTCACGGTCGTTTGGCTAAACGTGCATTGATTCCCGTATTGCCAAGTGCAGAAGATTTTGCCTATAGCATTCGTGTGGTTTCAGAAATTACTGAGTCCAATGGCTCTTCATCCATGGCTTCCGTTTGCGGTGGCTGTTTAGCAATGATGGATGCTGGCGTTCCTGTTAAGGCCCACGTTGCTGGTGTTGCAATGGGATTGATTTTGGATGGCAACCGTTTTGCTGTGTTGACAGACATCTTGGGTGATGAAGATCACTTGGGCGATATGGACTTTAAAGTAGCAGGTACTGCTAACGGTATTACTGCTCTGCAAATGGATATTAAAGTTCAAGGTATTACTAAAGAAATTATGCAAGTTGCATTAGCTCAAGCGAAAGAAGGTCGTTTGCATATTTTGAGCAAGATGCAAGAAGCGATGGGTTCAGTTCGCACTGAATTGTCTGCACATGCTCCACGTATGGTTTCTTTCAAGATTCATCCAGATAAGATTCGTGAAGTGATCGGCAAGGGCGGCGCAACAATTCAAGCCTTGACTAAAGAAACTGGTTGCAGCATCGATATCAAAGATGACGGTACTGTAACTATTGCCTCTACTTCTGCTGAAGGCATGGCTGAAGCAAAAGCTCGTATTGAAGGCATTACTGCTGAAGCTGAAGTAGGTAAGATCTACGAAGGCCCAGTAGTGAAGTTGCTTGAGTTCGGTGCTTTAGTAAACATTCTTCCAGGTAAAGATGGTCTCTTGCACATCTCTGAAATCTCTAATGAGCGCGTAAAAGAAGTTAAAGACTATTTAGCAGAAGGCCAAGTTGTTCGCGTGAAGTTGTTGGCTGCTGATGAGCGTGGTCGTTTACGTTTATCTCTCAAAGCTGCAATGGCGGATGAGGGTGGCACGATTGCTCCTTTGGCTGGTGCTGAAGCTGCTCCCGTATCTGGCGAAAACGCTTAA
- a CDS encoding NADH-quinone oxidoreductase subunit D, protein MAQIKNYTLNFGPQHPAAHGVLRLVLELDGEVIQRADPHIGLLHRATEKLAETRTWIQNVPYMDRLDYVSMMANEHAYVMAIEKLLQVDVPLRAQYIRVMYDELTRLLNHLLWIGCHGLDVGAMAVFLYAFRDREDIFDMYEAVSGARMHAAYYRPGGVYRDLPTQMAQYSKSKIRSTSAIKRLNENRSGTLLDFIEQFSNGFDANVDEYCNLLTDNRIWKQRLVGIGVVTPERALQLGFTGPMLRGSGIEWDLRKKQPYETYDKLDFDIPVGVNGDSYDRYLVRMEEMRQSNRIIKQCVAWLKANDGPVMSDNHKVSPPKRVDMKTNMEELIHHFKLFTEGMHVPDGEAYSAVEHPKGEFGIYLISDGANKPYRMKIRAPGFVHLSAMDEMSRGHMLADAVTIIGTQDIVFGEIDR, encoded by the coding sequence ATGGCACAAATCAAGAACTACACCCTCAACTTTGGACCTCAACATCCTGCCGCCCACGGCGTATTGCGTCTCGTGTTAGAGCTTGATGGAGAGGTGATCCAACGCGCTGATCCGCACATTGGTTTATTACATCGCGCTACAGAAAAATTAGCAGAGACTCGTACCTGGATTCAGAACGTTCCTTACATGGACCGTTTGGACTACGTATCCATGATGGCAAACGAGCATGCTTACGTAATGGCCATTGAGAAGTTGCTGCAAGTAGATGTGCCTTTGCGTGCGCAGTACATCCGGGTGATGTATGACGAGCTAACACGTTTGCTAAACCACCTCTTGTGGATTGGTTGTCATGGCCTAGACGTTGGTGCCATGGCCGTGTTCCTGTACGCCTTCCGCGATCGTGAAGATATTTTCGACATGTACGAAGCCGTATCCGGAGCGCGTATGCATGCTGCTTATTACCGTCCGGGCGGGGTCTATCGTGACCTGCCAACACAAATGGCGCAATACTCAAAGTCTAAGATTCGTAGCACCTCTGCCATTAAGCGTTTGAATGAAAACCGCAGCGGTACATTGCTTGATTTCATTGAGCAATTCTCCAATGGTTTTGATGCCAACGTGGACGAGTATTGCAATCTCTTAACTGACAACCGCATTTGGAAGCAGCGCTTGGTTGGTATTGGTGTTGTGACTCCTGAGCGCGCTTTGCAGCTTGGCTTCACTGGCCCTATGTTGCGTGGTTCCGGTATTGAGTGGGATTTGCGTAAAAAGCAGCCTTATGAAACTTACGACAAACTCGACTTTGATATTCCTGTTGGCGTTAATGGCGACTCTTATGATCGTTATTTAGTTCGCATGGAAGAGATGCGTCAATCGAACCGCATCATTAAACAGTGCGTAGCTTGGCTCAAGGCAAATGATGGTCCTGTCATGAGCGACAACCATAAGGTATCTCCGCCAAAGCGTGTGGATATGAAAACCAATATGGAAGAGTTGATTCACCATTTCAAACTCTTTACTGAAGGTATGCACGTTCCTGATGGTGAGGCTTACTCTGCTGTTGAGCATCCAAAAGGTGAGTTTGGTATTTACTTGATTTCTGATGGTGCGAATAAGCCCTACCGTATGAAGATTCGAGCACCAGGGTTTGTGCATCTCTCAGCAATGGATGAGATGTCACGTGGTCACATGTTGGCTGATGCTGTAACTATTATTGGAACCCAAGATATCGTGTTCGGGGAGATTGACCGCTAA
- a CDS encoding NADH-quinone oxidoreductase subunit A produces the protein MNLANYFPVLLFILVGIGVGLVPMFLGKILAPSKPDAEKLSPYECGFEAFEDARMKFDVRYYLIAILFILFDLETAFLFPWGVALRDIGWFGYASMVIFLLEFIVGFVYIWKKGALDWE, from the coding sequence TTGAATCTCGCAAATTACTTTCCTGTTCTGCTTTTTATCCTTGTAGGTATTGGGGTTGGTTTAGTACCCATGTTCCTCGGAAAAATATTGGCTCCTTCGAAGCCAGACGCTGAAAAATTGTCGCCTTACGAGTGCGGCTTTGAGGCATTCGAAGATGCGCGTATGAAATTCGACGTACGCTACTACCTCATCGCCATCCTATTTATCTTATTTGACTTAGAAACTGCATTCCTGTTTCCCTGGGGTGTAGCTCTGCGGGATATTGGCTGGTTCGGTTATGCCTCTATGGTGATTTTCCTATTGGAATTTATTGTGGGCTTCGTATATATCTGGAAAAAGGGCGCTCTCGACTGGGAGTGA
- a CDS encoding NADH-quinone oxidoreductase subunit C: protein MSDRLVQLAANLEKVLGKHAQSIEIALGEVTVVLHACTYFESAMLLRDEPSLAFEQLIDLCGVDYQDYRDGQWSGQRFGVVTHLLSVAHNWRLRVRVFAAEDAHPVVASLTPVWASANWFEREAFDLYGILFDGHEDLRRILTDYGFIGHPFRKDFPISGNVEMRYDPELKRVVYQPVTIEAREITPRIVREEQYGGPV from the coding sequence ATGTCAGATCGTTTAGTTCAGCTCGCCGCCAATCTAGAAAAAGTTTTAGGTAAGCACGCGCAATCTATTGAGATTGCCTTGGGCGAAGTCACTGTGGTACTTCATGCATGCACCTACTTTGAATCTGCCATGTTATTGCGCGATGAGCCATCATTGGCCTTTGAGCAATTGATTGATTTGTGTGGCGTGGATTACCAGGACTACCGAGACGGGCAGTGGAGTGGTCAGCGTTTTGGCGTAGTGACTCATCTTTTATCTGTTGCTCATAACTGGCGTCTGCGTGTGCGCGTATTTGCAGCAGAAGATGCCCACCCAGTAGTTGCCTCTCTCACCCCAGTATGGGCTTCGGCTAATTGGTTTGAGCGTGAGGCATTTGACCTGTACGGTATTTTGTTTGATGGTCATGAAGACTTGCGCCGCATCTTGACTGATTATGGTTTCATCGGTCATCCATTTAGAAAAGATTTCCCAATCTCTGGCAACGTAGAAATGCGTTATGACCCAGAGTTAAAGCGTGTGGTGTATCAGCCAGTCACAATCGAAGCGCGTGAAATCACGCCACGTATCGTGCGCGAAGAGCAGTACGGAGGCCCGGTTTAA
- a CDS encoding NAD(P)H-quinone oxidoreductase codes for MRVIEIKEFGAPEMLVSATRPDPVLPSAGSGEILIRVLAAGINRPDVLQRKGHYPVPAGASDIPGLEVAGEIIGGDLNHPDNLFGLKIGDKVCALVQGGGYADLCIAPIAQCLPYPKGFTDQEAAALPETFYTVWSNVFMRGELSQGETLLVQGGSSGIGVTAILIAKALGHKVFVTAGTDEKCAACVALGADLAINYKTQDFVEEVKKATDGKGVNVILDMVTGAYVQKEIDCLADDGRIVIIAIQGGSKAEVSTNQILRRRLTITGSTLRPRPVSFKKQITQQLHAHIWPLLDAGKLKPVIYKTFTLDQAADAHRLMESSEHVGKIVLTV; via the coding sequence ATGCGCGTAATTGAAATCAAAGAATTTGGCGCACCAGAAATGCTGGTGTCTGCCACTCGTCCTGATCCAGTACTTCCTAGTGCTGGGTCTGGCGAGATTCTGATTCGTGTTTTGGCTGCTGGGATTAATCGTCCAGACGTTTTACAACGTAAGGGTCATTACCCTGTCCCGGCGGGCGCATCTGATATTCCTGGCCTTGAAGTAGCTGGTGAGATTATTGGTGGTGACTTAAATCATCCCGATAATCTGTTCGGACTGAAGATTGGCGATAAGGTATGCGCACTAGTGCAGGGTGGTGGTTACGCAGATTTGTGCATAGCCCCAATTGCCCAATGCTTGCCTTATCCAAAGGGATTTACCGATCAAGAGGCTGCCGCATTACCAGAGACGTTTTATACCGTGTGGAGTAATGTCTTCATGCGTGGCGAACTATCACAAGGCGAAACTTTATTGGTTCAAGGTGGCTCAAGCGGTATCGGTGTAACAGCTATTTTGATTGCGAAAGCCCTAGGTCATAAAGTATTTGTGACTGCGGGTACCGATGAGAAGTGTGCTGCTTGCGTAGCTTTAGGTGCCGATTTGGCGATCAATTACAAGACGCAAGACTTTGTCGAGGAAGTAAAGAAAGCTACAGACGGTAAGGGTGTCAATGTCATTCTGGACATGGTCACCGGCGCTTACGTACAAAAAGAAATCGATTGCCTGGCTGATGATGGTCGTATTGTCATCATTGCAATTCAGGGTGGATCAAAAGCGGAAGTGAGTACGAATCAAATTTTGCGTCGTCGCTTGACCATTACAGGTTCTACATTACGCCCACGCCCAGTGTCATTTAAGAAGCAAATTACCCAACAGTTGCATGCCCATATCTGGCCTTTGCTAGATGCAGGCAAGTTAAAGCCAGTGATCTATAAAACATTCACCTTAGACCAAGCGGCTGATGCCCATCGTTTGATGGAGTCATCTGAGCACGTTGGTAAGATTGTGTTGACCGTTTAA
- the tpiA gene encoding triose-phosphate isomerase: MRPITVIGNWKMNGSFASNADWIKTVCRGMEQGMPAGRKYVVCAPAPYLSQCGELIRDCSLAFLSLGAQDASAYPAGAYTGDVAASMLKELDCAYVIVGHSERRQYHQEADEQVAEKALQVLDNGMVPVICVGESADERNSGREVEVVRGQISKQVTILQDRLADCLIAYEPVWAIGTGKVASAQIAQDMHRAIRLQLAEFDEDVASHVGILYGGSVKPDNAVELFAMPDIDGGLIGGASLNPQDFLAICQA; the protein is encoded by the coding sequence ATGCGTCCAATCACTGTTATCGGCAACTGGAAAATGAATGGCAGCTTTGCAAGTAATGCAGACTGGATTAAGACTGTTTGCCGCGGCATGGAACAGGGAATGCCTGCGGGCCGTAAGTATGTAGTTTGTGCCCCAGCGCCTTATTTGTCGCAGTGCGGCGAGTTAATTCGTGACTGCTCTTTAGCCTTTTTAAGTTTAGGCGCTCAAGATGCATCAGCTTACCCGGCGGGAGCCTATACCGGCGATGTCGCAGCTTCTATGCTCAAAGAATTAGATTGCGCCTACGTTATTGTGGGGCATTCGGAGCGTCGCCAGTACCATCAGGAGGCTGATGAGCAGGTGGCAGAAAAAGCACTGCAGGTATTAGACAACGGCATGGTTCCTGTGATTTGTGTTGGTGAGTCTGCAGATGAGCGTAACTCTGGCCGTGAAGTTGAGGTAGTCAGAGGTCAAATCTCAAAGCAAGTGACGATTTTGCAAGACCGTTTGGCCGACTGTCTGATTGCCTATGAGCCTGTTTGGGCTATTGGTACAGGTAAGGTGGCCAGCGCTCAAATTGCTCAGGATATGCACAGAGCGATTCGATTGCAGTTGGCTGAGTTTGATGAAGATGTAGCTTCCCATGTGGGAATTTTGTATGGCGGCAGTGTCAAGCCTGATAATGCCGTTGAACTATTTGCAATGCCGGATATTGATGGTGGATTGATTGGGGGTGCTTCATTGAATCCTCAGGATTTTTTAGCCATTTGTCAGGCCTAG